GGCCAACGACGGAGCAAACGTTCGATGTGGACAACGTGCGCAAATTACTGCAGAAATATAACACTAAAACGAGTCAGCGGTTGCATCGGCGCATACAGCGAGAGAAGGTCGACTTTAGCGTGATGGAGGACCGCCTTCAGCAGACGATGAGCGAATGCGCTCCGACGCCGGTGGCCGCTTCGAGTGAGACTGCTCAACAGCCTGCCGAAACGCTCGTGCAGGACGAAATTCGTGTGAAGATGAATCCACAGTCGCGATCATTGCGAGACCTCTTTGTGGCCGAAGACTTGATCGGATCACGTTTGCTGAAAAGTTTGGACGAGACGGCCAAGCGGGTGGTGCAAACGCCACCCGATGAGCTCGCGATGGCAAGCGTGTATCTGGAGAATCGCGTCAAAGCGGTCATGCAATCGAAGGAACCCACTTCCGAGTCGAACCTTCGCACGGTCAAGATTTGTCTCTACATGGACGTGCTCGTACGGCTTCTTACGAAACAAAAGAATCGAAAGCCGGTGAAGGTCGGTAACCGGTCGGACAGCATGTCCCCTTTCACGCCACTGTTCGATGCACCTATTCGCCGGGAGTTTATGCAGTTTTGCAGTGGCCAAAGTCTGGGCAAGGATAGGGCAACGAAGTACACACGCGACAAGGCGCTTCTCACCTATCTGGCGCTGGCGTTCGTGCTCGAGGAAAGCGATGAAGTGCAGGTATCGGTGATCCATCGATCACTGCAGGTTTCGAAAGAGGAAGTGATCACGTTCGGACGGGCGATCGGAGCAACGTACAACAATCGGCTTGATACGTTCGTTAAGGActggaagatgaagacgacCCAGGAATCGAATGATCCGCTGCTGGCAAATATGCAAGCAGTGGCCGACGGACAGCGTTCCAAGGGAAAACGATCGTATGGTAAAAGATGAAGCACCATGGCCTTCTTTGTCGGTTGTAGAGGTACGCGAATAAAATCACATTTATCCGTAAAGGTCCGATTAACAAACGATTCTTCCATTAATGATTTCGGATTTTGAGAGCACCGTCCAACACGAAAGCAGCATAATGTGTTTACACGCTTTTATTAAGCACTTTCTTGCCCTGGCCTTATAGTGGAAGTTGTTTAGAAGGTCCAAAACCCTATATAGCAAGTGAACCACGACACGCTGCGCCAGCCTTGGTCATTTTATACGTTATACGAAAGCCGCGCAATCCATTCACCCAGTTGGTGTTCTCTTAAAAAGTGTTGTAGTTTTCATGTTAAATCCGTTTAAATTCGCCGTTACTCTAAATGCTAACGCCGAATTGACGGCcgtggatgtgtgtgttggggtggtggtttagGTTTAGCTGCTCGGTGCTCCAGGTCCTTAAATCCGTTTTTTGTCCGTTCAATCTGCTCTCAACTCACGGGTAATGAAGAAATATTTGGTTTAGGCAACGGTCATCCTTTGGCGTAATTGGTAGTTTCGCGAGAGAACCGTGGAAAGTAACTAGAGTAAACTGTGCAGAGCTGGTGGATACTGTTGCTGGATGTATACTTTTATGGCGCGAATCTATAGATAGCTTTCATCTAACTAAAATAAGTAAGCTGCCTGCTCGGCACGAAGCCGCTCAGGAGACACGAAGGCAAAGGAATGTTGTAGCTGTTGCTCTACTTCGACTTGTGAAGGATACATAAAATAGTAAAGCGTTTAAATGGATTTGATAAATAAACATTAAGCAAAGAGGGAATAGCAACTAATAACATAACACAACCAACAAGCAACATGTGCGCTACACCAGAGGGCTATAGCGTTAAagtgcgccaccaccagcagcgctaGGAATGCTGAAACCAAGGATACGGATCATTTTAACCAAATATCGTCCAGCGTATCGTCGTGCAGTTCGGCGATCGGCAGAGCACGCAGAGACCGCAGCGTTTCCATGTAGAATGTCAGCTCCGATACGACGACACCATGCTGGGGTCCACCGTTGTTAGTGATGTTGTTCCGCAATAACTGCTCCCGCAACTTGTCCTTGAAATTACGCTGCACCGTCCGGTAGATCGCGTGTACCTGCCGTTCCGGTAGGATCGGTGCGATCGCTTCGTGTAGCTTCACGAACTGGCGGCTAATGTTGCGGAACGGTTGCGACGGTACCGGTGGCCGTGCGTCCCAGTTGTTGAGCTGCCCGGACACCAACTCGCATACGATCGACAACACCTTGCTTTCGATCTCACCGATGTGGCTGATGAAATCTTTCTCCACCGTATCGTAGCCACCGCCGGCACTGGCAGCGGCGTTACCGGTGGTAGCAACACCATTACTAGTGCCGTGACTGGCACCATTGGAGGATGGTGGAAGTGAAGGAACGACAGGAGGTAGTGTGGAGGAAGGGTTCGCTTCTAACGATTGAAAATGACGCTTAACATGCGGCAATAGCCACAGGACTAGTTGAAGGGCACGCGAAACGAGTGCcaagttgctgctggtgattgtCTTGAGGCCAGCGACGTGAAGTGCACCTGCCCCGAGCACCAG
The sequence above is a segment of the Anopheles darlingi chromosome 2, idAnoDarlMG_H_01, whole genome shotgun sequence genome. Coding sequences within it:
- the LOC125952093 gene encoding uncharacterized protein LOC125952093, yielding MSAKISEIVALDAGEGNPVIVRGHVPQPTNECHAVRAKDLAKEGAEMILVGCNSNLYRGYVQPESRVAVEQQQHTYIALHNRVTGKMRMVEVESCPQLTNVCHDERPTTEQTFDVDNVRKLLQKYNTKTSQRLHRRIQREKVDFSVMEDRLQQTMSECAPTPVAASSETAQQPAETLVQDEIRVKMNPQSRSLRDLFVAEDLIGSRLLKSLDETAKRVVQTPPDELAMASVYLENRVKAVMQSKEPTSESNLRTVKICLYMDVLVRLLTKQKNRKPVKVGNRSDSMSPFTPLFDAPIRREFMQFCSGQSLGKDRATKYTRDKALLTYLALAFVLEESDEVQVSVIHRSLQVSKEEVITFGRAIGATYNNRLDTFVKDWKMKTTQESNDPLLANMQAVADGQRSKGKRSYGKR